From a region of the Pecten maximus chromosome 18, xPecMax1.1, whole genome shotgun sequence genome:
- the LOC117316258 gene encoding carbohydrate sulfotransferase 15-like encodes MTAGSLGYKTTDQALLLSAIAVTSSIGVGIWFLQLFLLAYHIPAIRLYPSFVVVDKQRLSYNAGASWKKQKTFLKQFKNPCWYEESEGKVSCLPYFHLFGACKSGTTDLFYRITQHPHILKNKGIMGKETWFWSWRRYGNGNMPGGTMYLSQFTKLFDSESISRDKMLRSDGSPYHHLITGHGEPMDLWDQSYWKLIPQNDPEGKEPNITTPFLIKYVNPSIKLILILRNPVERLYSHYLHGNYGNNTDQFHMDVLQTIRDLQACQKNRTLRSCLYDQDHKEKFKVPISASLYHVHLQEWLKVFSRHQLHIIRSEDYRANISRTLQDVFSFLNVDNADNVFMQ; translated from the exons ATGACCGCGGGTAGTTTGGGATACAA AACCACCGATCAAGCTCTTCTATTGTCAGCTATAGCTGTGACTAGCAGTATTGGAGTCGGAATATGGTTCTTGCAGTTATTCCTTCTGGCATATCACATTCCGGCCATAAGGCTTTACCCTTCGTTTGTGGTCGTAGATAAACAGAGATTGAGTTACAATGCAGGTGCATCATGGAAG AAACAAAAGACATTTTTAAAGCAGTTTAAAAATCCATGTTGGTATGAAGAATCGGAAGGAAAAGTGAGCTGCCTTCCTTATTTTCACCTCTTTGGTGCCTGCAAAAGTGGAACTACTGATCTCTTCTATCGGATTACTCAACATCCGCATATACTAAAGAACAAGGGCATTATGGGAAAAGAAACTTGGTTCTGGAGCTGGCGTCGATACG GCAACGGGAATATGCCCGGAGGCACAATGTATTTGAGCCAATTCACTAAACTGTTCGATTCCGAGTCGATATCTCGAGATAAAATGTTACGCTCGGATGGATCTCCCTACCACCACCTTATCACAG ggCATGGTGAACCGATGGATCTCTGGGACCAATCATACTGGAAACTAATTCCTCAGAATGACCCCGAAGGGAAGGAGCCTAATATAACCACACCCTTCCTCATCAAATATGTCAATCCATCAATCAAACTTATACTAATTCTCAGGAATCCGGTAGAGAG GTTATACAGTCACTACCTCCATGGTAACTATGGTAACAACACGGATCAGTTTCACATGGACGTTTTACAAACCATTAGAGACTTACAAGCGTGTCAAAAGAACCGCACATTGAGATCATGTCTGTATGACCAGGACCATAAGGAGAAATTCAAG GTGCCAATATCTGCCAGCTTATATCATGTACATCTCCAGGAATGGCTGAAGGTTTTTTCACGACATCAACTTCACATCATACGGAGCGAAGACTACAGAGCAAACATTTCTCGTACATTACAGGATGTCTTCTCGTTTCTAAATGTCG ACAATGCAGATAATGTGTTCATGCAGTAG